The Juglans microcarpa x Juglans regia isolate MS1-56 chromosome 8D, Jm3101_v1.0, whole genome shotgun sequence genomic sequence ctctccgACCAATCTTCTTAGCTACTCCGTGTGTTGGCGGTGATGGCCTCTGAAAAATCTATTTCACCAAATGTTTCCAGTGGGGGCTCTGCTGATATCGGGCTGTTGtttttgtgaccagttatttctagcgaaaatgattatttctagTGAAAATGATTATTCCCTGCCAATATTAGTATGTTTTTGTCGCAAATAGTTGttatcgtcgcaaataatccATTACAATGCATGTTTTTCTCTTAGCGAGCTTATAAATCTACTTTGgaaattatgattaaaatgtgatttttagaaaattataaaacatttGTCGATTATTCTAAAGCTAACATATATCTTCATGAGTGACTCATTCCAAATGTCCAACCTCTTCTATAGTACTTTCTCACATGAATCATGAAACTCTTTTGATATATTGGAATCCCAATAGAACTACCCACGGTATGTAACTCACTAGCAAATGATTGATGAATTCCTTGGCTCTCCAAGAACAAAGATGACTAAAAGACTAATTGGGACGGTGATTATATGTGTATCGCAGAGAAAACTGTTTTGGCTTGAAAGCTCACAATCTCACTTAAAATTAGGGCtcaaattaaagttaaaagatgATCCAAAAACCTTATTTAAGTCAAAACATGGACAAATTCGCAAAATAGGGACATTTCCCGAGTGTTTAATGAATAAGTTTTGTTGATCACTCCCTTATCTAGCAACAAGCAAAATGTACTTAACTTTTGCTTGACTTGActtgagatgggatgagatgaggtTAAAactgagataagatgaattgagattaaagttgaaagttaaataaaatattattagaatattattttttaatattatttttgttttgagattatttgaaaaagttgaattgtttattgtattttatttgggaatttgaaaaagttgtaatgattaaatgagatgagatgaattgatttttgtatccaaacctagTAATTAAGGTGAGTTTggaaaataagataagatgagatgagatggtttttgatatgaacccgcatgAAAGAAATCCCATggacccacaatcaatttgaaaactcatccaaaaaagtcaaaatcaagtcaattaatgggaaatctagacccgatgagaactcgtttcaagaacctagattatattaaaatctagacccgttgaagaacccttctcaagaacccagatttcaaaggaggaatgccacaaaggttgtgatttacctttgataagttcaaaagttctattaagaacaagatgagataaactcaactcataatgaataaattcatcaaatttcataaaccttcttaaaatgaggcaacaaagagtatttaaaccaaaacctaattaaaaccctagccaaactAAAGCCCCAACATCCAAAAATACCCCTTAGTGAATAGTGCCGCGGCTACAATACGGTGCTACAGTAATTCGGttacagtacttttgaaaccctagtttactacagtacttcttaaaatcctagttcaacaaaataataaatttcacaacatGCCATTGAATAGACCCCCTTAAGtcattctcataattaaactcaataattttaaactaataaaataaatcatttaaatgaattaaacaagttgaaacccttcaagagcccaaagcttttaagtcttgtcgttgccctcttccatagcttatcaaatgagtcaaaattggatcttcatccttcaagtccatcttgagtgttggagtcttgctagcttcatcccaagtggattgtgccaatccttgcattgcctcattgatcttcttggctcttgaccttataATCGACCCAcctggaacttgcaaagaatctttaagactagatctatcttggtgcccatcagttttagatgaaagttgaataaaatattgttagagtattttttaatattattattattttggagttttaaaaagttggaattgtttattatattttgtgtgagaatttagaaaaattgtaatgatgagatgagatgaaatgaaaccaaaccgtttctgtatccaaacagggccttagTAGTTGCACTTGTATCTTTTGAATGCGGGTGTATGGCTCTAATCCCACCAAATAAGTCAAAAACCTTGTTATTACGTATTACATCATTAATAGCTCTGTTAATTATGGacctactactactactaccacacacacacacacacacatacacaccaTAAAGGAATTCTACAAATGTAAATCCATAAaatgacatgatttcatatgatacgttagatttattttacaatctaatataggGCTGAACAACAATCTACGAAACCAGTCGGCACTGATGCAGACTGACCGCCAAAGCACGAAACTGGCAAAGAACATATTGGCCAGTGGTATAAATTCCTTAAAACCGACGTCGGCCGGTTCAATTCCGGTTCAAACCTCCGAAACGGccgattaaataaataaatatatttttttatatatatcttagttaaaacgatgccgttccacttaagtttaattGAAAAGACGTCATTTTAGACCTAAAGTATACAAATACAAGTGAAATGACGCCGTTTGGTCTTATCTTGTCGTTTTATACATAacatattaaaaacaaatatgagTGAAACacattatttgatttaaaaccaAACATCATCATTTTGATTTGAGCTTGTCTTGTTCCCCTCCCCTCTTCTTCTCTGATTTTTCAGTTTCTCTCATTATCTCTCTCCTCTGCaacactttctctctctactttcttAGATGAACCTCGTTGCTAGGGGGACCAAGAACCGACTGAGAATTGCTGGAGTCGATACGACTGGTATTTCTCCTCCCCATCGGCCAATACGGTTGATTGTTCCATACAAATCCCCTCCATCGGTCGACGTCGGTTTTGGTAAAAAACTACATCGATTAGGGTCGATTCTCATTCCTAATCTAACATACTATATAAATTCATGTCAATTTGTGTATTTACTTTGGTAGtatctctttgtggctaaaacatttctcacatATTAATGAAAAAGACAAAACGCTATTACCATTTTATGTTGGTTAATGATGTGGCAATTACCAGTAGgacttctttctttctattctcCTCTATACAGTCATGCTTAAAGAAGAAAGAGGTGGAGCCTTTCGCCACGTCTTATTACTGCAGTAAGAGTGGAAGAATCCCCTGGTCAATCTTTTGGATTTGAGGAGACTGATGGAGGATTTAGCAGATATATGGCATCAACTGCGACTAACAGATGAGGAGACTTCATTGCTTGGATTTGATCCGAGGAAGCTGGAGGAGGCGacttgtgataccccatatgatatggataagggtatgTGGTGTAAGAAATCCCATATTGCttaggaaggagaagttcttgctctttataaggttccaatgaggttccaattgtatcattgactagtccttttagagtataggccatgtagtttgagccttccatttgggcgttacaaatggtatcagagcctatcctcactagaaatgtgggacttgagccgtgccacctacaatagACAGGCCTGACGAGGACATCGAGAATTTAAGGGGgttagattgtgataccccatatgatatggataagggtaggtggtgtatgaaatcccacattgcttaggaaggagaagttcttgctctttataaggttccaatgaggctccaattgtatcattgactagtccttttggagtataggttaTGTAGTTTGGGCTTTCCATTTGGGCGTTACACGACTAGAAAAGGAGATTGTTGTCTGGTGGGTGAACTTTGCTCAGCACGTCCCATTGGAAAGGAGATAGTCCATTCAACAATGGCAAAAATATGGAAGGTGGGGAAACTGTTCTCATTCTAGGAAATATGCCCAAACCTATTTGTTATAACTTTTGCAAGCCAAGCAGATAAACAAAGAGTTTTGGGAGGGAGGTCGTGATTGTTCGACAATACTTTTCTCATCCTATAACCATTTGATAGTTTTACTCAACCATACCTGATAAGCTTCGATTTTGAGACTTTTTGGATTCAATTGGATAATCTTCTTCTGGCTTGCATGAATCTCGAAATCAGAAAACAAATCGGGGAGGGACTAGTAAAGGAAGTGGATGACTAGGAGGTTGGGGTTGGACAAGGGAGTTATTTACAAGTTAAGATCGAGATTGACTTGAGGAAAAATATAACTTGAGGTAGAACTATTAATGTGTAGGGACAAAGGATTTGAGTGCcattgaaatatgaaaaactacCGAGGATGTGCTTCAAGGGTGGCTAGATAGTCCATGGGAGGTAGGGTTGTAGCAATATCGGTAGTCCAGCAACTATTAGACAAGTATGAGAAAGCTTTTGGTTAATGTTTAAACAAATAGAAAACGTCCATCTATTTTAGCTCCAATATTGGTTTAACAATCAAGAACCAGATTATTCAAGCTTCTAGTGTCCCACCTAGTAGTAGTTATGAAAAGTATTTAGGATTGCCAACAATGGTGGGTATATCAGAATGCAACACCTTTAGAAGTATAAAAGAGAGAGTGTGACAAAAGATCAATaactagaaaaataattttttgtcccAAGCGGGTAAGGAGATACTTCTCAAGGCAGTCATCCAAgaaatttcaacttattttttgagtgttttCAAACTACCAAGGAAGTTGTGTAAAGAGATATTCTCGATGATGTTTAGATTTTGGAGGGGccataagaaaaatgataaaagaattcAGTGGAAAAGTTGGCCAaagatggggggggggggggggggggaacaaAAAAAGAGGGGGTTTGGATTTTTGAGATATAGAATGTTTCAATAAAGCAAAGTTGGCAAAACAGTGTTGAAGGATATTGAATAACCAATCTTCTATAGATTATGTAGgacaaatatttcaaatactATCATTTTCTAGAAGAAAAACTAGGACAAATGTTTCAACTACTAATCTTCCTCGATAGATTTGCTTAAAGGACTAATATGGAGGGGTGGGGAATGGACAAAAGATCAAGATATAGAGGGATAAGTGGATACCAATTCCAACTTCATATAGAGCTTAGTCTCTTGTTAAGATCCTAGACTTAGATTGCAAAGTTAAATATCTTATTTATGAAGAAATAGGAAGGTGAAATGAAATTTTCATTAAAGAGATTTTTAGTACAAAAAGAAGTTGAGGTGATTTGAAGTATGCCAAAAATGGGACTTATTCTATCAAAAGTGCATACCATTTGGATCATACTAAAAAGAGAGTTATGAGAGGAGAAACTTCAAAGCAGTCTGCAATAGAAATAGGGTGGCAACAGATAAGGGGTTTAAAAGTCTTGGGTTGTGTCAAGCACTTTGTTTGGAAAGCAAGTCATGATATACCGCCAACTAGATAAAACCTTTTCaagtgacagataatagatacTCCCATTTGTCTGATATGTGAAATAGATGAGGAATCAGTTGGTCATTCTCTATAGAGTTGTCCAACAGCAAGTGATGTGTGGGCAAATTAAGTAGTATTGTACAAAAATGGTTGAGATCAGAGGAAGACTTTTACAAGTTGTGGAAGAAATGGAGAGTGAAGCTACAATCTAAGGAATTAGGGTTGGTGGGGGCAATAATGAGAAGGATTTGGATAAGAAGAAatgctttcattttttaaaattagctTGAATGTCCAAAACAATTAATTCAAGCAACTACTAAAGGGTTAGAGGAGTTCCACCAATCTCAGACTAACCATAAGGAACAATAAAAACTCATCTAGGAATGCAAGGGAAATGATTATATGGAACAAACTAGactaaaatgaattgaaagcAAATTAGGATGCAGCTGTTATGCTCATTCAAGGAGAGTTGGGCTTGCAATTATTATTAGAGATTAAGAGGGGGAGATATTGAAATCTTTATGCACAAATATCAAGTATATCGTGCAACCCATTATGGCTGAAGCTCTTACACTGAGAAGggcaatataattttatttctcatttgatTATACAgacaagatgagatgagatgagatgagatgaaaaatacatgaatagtagtgagatagtttatgaatagtaatgataaaaaattatataataaagaattatctaatagtaataaatgtataatatcttatataataatatgataatatgatatatagaattatatTTCGTTATACTGAAGAGTCTCCTTTTTTGCCTACAAATAACCTTTATTTGTCATTAATTGTATTAATTAGCTtgtttaatgtttttaaaaaatttgactaCTTGGTTGCCAGCTGGCACATGATTTACATTCCTGATTAATTGCATTCAAAGTCCCCTCGAACTATTTTTGCCCAACTCTGTCTTCCATCGGTTTTGAACTCGAATAAATGGCAGTTTTTATAGCCCACAAACGTCTAGCTAGACTTATGATCGATTAAACGACTAGATAAAATTAAgggaaaagttcaaaaattgCGCCATACAGTACTTAGAAAGAAATTAGAtggttttttctaaattttggaCTCAAGGCCTCAACCACTTGATCGGTGTTTGTTCGGATTATAAACAAGACAAGCAAAGAGCTTCGAGGCCGTTTGTTCATGCatcagtttttatattttgtcaaCCGTAAAAGGCTTAAATTTCTTTAAAGAGAGTAAGATTTATGTGCCTGAtcaattcaaactaatttcttttaattttctcttttattgtaaTCTTTGTTTTTATTACTGGAAATTTCATAAACAAAATCCATGTCATAACAGGTCAATGGTGTTCTTGCAGAAGAAAAATCTTGCAGAAGACACTATCATGTTCTTCACAGAAATCCTTTCTCTTGGAAACTTCTGATGCAGTCATCAAACATTTGATCAAGGGTCTTGAATGGAGGAAACCCTAATTGAGTAATCTTAGTGGTGTCCATGCTATGTGGATTGCTGTCTCCTTCGTTGCTGCCACACCTACAACATTGCCATAACAATCACAGAGACTTTTAGGCAAATTAAGGAAATCTATGAAGTTATTTAGAGAGAAgactccatataaatattttaatcaaatgGGATGAATTGGCAAGAGTGATGGCCATGgttcaaactcaatatttttactctaatatcatatatattaaatcatcatttatccAGAAACTTGAACTATTGAGAAGGGATATATcaaaggccccgtttggatagtgaaagtattttatttcatcattacaatttttttaaatttacacacaaaatataataaataattgatttttttaaatcttgaaataataataatattaaaaaataatattttattcaatttttaacttttatctaaaactatctcatcttatcttactatccaaTCAGCACctactaatttaaattatatattaacatgAGCATGTGCTTTTGCAGGAATGTTCGAGACAGAGAGTTCAAGGACATTTTTTCACTCACTTGTTTTCAAATGGGTAGGAATGATACTTAGCCCTCAGCATCTCAATGATTTGGGACCAATGAGCCACCGAGCCTGAACATATAAGCCTTCCAGATGCTTTCTTGTCCTCCATAGCTAAGATGTGTGCGGCAATGGCATCGTCTATGTGCACGAATCCAACCGTTGTATTTGGATATTCACCTCTGACACCTGACAAAGGAATGTACAACAAATCATTTATATCACTTAAAcgaaaaatgatatgatttgatttgtaagatttaatgttttaaaattttttattcaaatcaaattatatcacggAAATAGCGTGTCGTGTAAAgatattcaaaatttaattattaagagaaAAATCGTTATTGTTGGTAATGAAACCTAACCTTTAATTATGGCCAATATAAGGAGGAGTGAGCTGGTTGGTTGTGGTTGAAGCAGGGGGCCAACCACGAAAGATGGATTCACTACCACCAGATCCATCCCACTTTCCCCAGCCATTCTCCAAGCTTCTTTCTCAGCTAAAGTCTTTGCATATGCATACCAAAGCTGCATGCAAGCAAGATCCACtcaacaatattaattattctaagaaaaaccctttaaaaaaaaattgcagtttACATCTCATATATAAATGATGCAGATTGCAGAAAGAGatatcatgcatatatagagCCAGAAGTGTAATTACGTTGTGGCGTTTGCAGTAATCTGGATCACTCCAATGTGTTTCATTCAGAGGAGAAATCTGCTGGGCATCATCACGGTATCTTATTGAAGAACAGGAAGATGTGAGAACAACCCTTTTCACAGTTGTGCTCGCTTTTGAGCAGGAGCTCAGCACATTCAAAGTGCCCTTTATGCATGGATCGATCAGAGTTGCCTGCACGAATAATATATATCGATCCACAcgaatcatgtatatataaatttctgATACGTCCCATATCATGCAAAAGGAATCAAGAAACCATGGACTTGGAAGTCTAAAAAAGAAGGGGGGATTATATAATTCGGTAcaatgacttattttaaaagttaagtTAGTAGTTTTTGAGTGGTTTTGGTGTAACGTGTATTCGTTCTTATTTTTAACCCTACAAGaatatatttgaagaaaaaatgagtAATCTGGCACTTCATCTTTGATTAATTTATCATCCAAATTATACCGATTGATgtgatatgtttttaaatatagttttgtaggtcaactatatattaaaataaaaaaaccagtACTCCTAATATGGCATATCAACTAGTGCAACTGGGATAACTAAACTTGGAATGCATAATAACCATGTTTATATAAACAAATACAAGACCAAATGAAAATCAGAAATGCTAAACCCACTGAAAGTTGGGTCCCGAAAGTGTCTCGAAAACTTTGTTTTTTtgacttagtgattaagaaagtgttttttaatgatgttaatgtaaattttttattttttttaaaaatgtttatcatgatgatttaaaaaatacaggaaaaaaaaaataaaagaaagaaatgcaCTATTTCAAACACTTTTTCGGGACATTTCTTCAGTGGTTGTAGAAGGACTCAATGTAAATAGAGTGCCTCTACAACTAGGATGTGctagaaaatcaaaattttacacTTTCAATCACAAGTTACCCTTTAGAACCACCCAAAGGATGGCAGCTAATAACCACGGCCATGGCCAAGGTGGACTTTGCCAACCTGCCGTCAGCGCTAGCAATAGACCACCTAGGCTGGGGTGAGTTTAGCAATTTGTCGACAGAAGTTATTTTAATAGAAGTAactattaagaatataatatatataattaaatctacatcttTCTATCAGTTTAAGATTTTGAGATAAATGgtcattttacataatataagAGTAAAGGTTCTGAATTCGAACCCTGACTCTACAttctattctatttaattaaatattatatgtgTTGAGCTCACTAATTGAGGGGGAGTCAGGTTCATATGATAGGaaaatgttaagaatataatacaaataattaaagcTACCTCCTCACATCAACTTAAGCTTTTGGAATAAGTCATAATTTTACAGTACTCTGTACCCCAAATGTAATTCAGTTTCAAGTGTATAAATGACAATAATTTGGAGGTATAAAGAGTAGCTTTGCCTGAATGTTGTTGTCGTAGGGAACCAGAACGGGGGATGCGGTATGAAAGACACCGTCAACCCCTTGTACTGCCTCGTCAAAGCTTCCTTCCACCATTAAATCTGCTTTCATGATCTTAAGCCTCTCCTTGGCTCCATTGAACTCCCAGAGATAACCAACCTTTCTCACATCCTCTgccaaacacatgaaaattttagaacccccgcgcgcgcgcacacatataGATATACACAAATATGTATATGTTAATCCTTCATTACGTTAATTAGAACAAACATCTTGAGTTGTACACATTGCATGCAAAATTACAGAAACAAGAGATATAAACCTGGGTCTCGCACTGTTGTTCTCACAGTGTGGCCCTTCTCTAGCAAGGTCTTCACCAGGTATGCAGCCAACAACCCTGTTCCTCCTGTTACACAATAcacttccatctctctctctctctctctctctgtggattCTTGTTGTCTTGGTTTCCAGTTATATAGAGGTCATTTCATCGGCTTCAACGTatagagtcaagaaaaaagatcaTGCATGTGCTATGCATTTGATTTTTCATAGTGGTCTCTAGAGGATATTAACTATGtatgacttattaaaaaacctACTCACTCTAGTATGTTAAAAGAGCATGGCCACCTAACATGAACAAGCAAAAGGGGGCATTTTAACTACCAGCCACCCTAAAACACTCTTGCTCTCTACGTGATACTGACCAAGGGCACACCTACCAATTAAGGCAAAAGCAACTATAAAAAGCAAGAAGGCCAACGGCTTGTGGCCTGATggccactacaagaaaaataaaaaatggtatttGTGACTAATTATTTacaacgaaaatgattatttataatgaaaacgGACTTATTTTAGCAGGAAATAGtcatttcattgaaaataactgattacaaataaacagtttttttgtAGTGGGCCGGCACAAGACCCATATTACCAAAATAGAGAACATTGGTTCGACCTCCCTCTcctaatctataaaaaaaaactaaaaaaggcaagagattatatatataaaaggggCATGGATGTGAGATAGGAAATGACCACATTGTAATATTAGGGAGAATTGTAAtattgagaggaaaaaaaaaaaaaggaatatcaACATTGTAGGGAGATCGGGGTACCACATTGTAACCTCGCAATTTATAATGGATTTATCCCCTTTGGACGTCATGTTTTTGTAGAATTCAGTACTAAACAACGTAAATCTTTGTTTCATATaccttattttatatttcattatataaaataaccacttgtcccaaatgcttaaattgatagaaagaggtagactttattttatattttaatattccCCCCATGTGTGGGTTAGACTTCCCTTAATGAGTGGGtccaataagtaaaatatttaattaaatataatagaaTGTAGAGTCAGGATTCGAACTCATGATCTTTGCTCTGATACTATGTTAAATCATCACTTGTCTCAAAAACTTAAACTGATGAAatgatgtagattttattttatatcttatcaATATGATGGTGAGATTTTATGGCCATGACACTACCAGCTAACATTTTTTGTGGTAATTAATCGGGTTATTGTATCCTGGATAAAGGTCGAATAGCTGTGGGCATCTCATCGTAACTAAATATTCTCTTGTTTCAAAGATGGAGTAAATTTTACTTTGACATGCAATATTATCTCAAAATcgtgagaaatgatagttgcagtcgtgagtgcgaaagcgccgtgcaatcactttaaaaaaagtgaataaagataggatccaaatgaaaaaataatatttttttaatagtaaactctactatttttcaaagctaCTGCATGGCGCTTGCGCTCTCCACGATTGCATGTAACATTACTCCAAAATTATATGTTGTCCTTCTTGACAATCTCTTGGGAAAATCTTGATCCAGGAGATTATTTACTCCACAAATTAAAGTTTTTGGTCCTCCTTAAGATTTTTGACCCCGCTTGGGATATTTGGTGCTTGTTAGGAGTTTTGGCGTCCCTCGAGAATTTGGTCCATATCGATATGCAAGAGAGTTTcaggcctcgtttgcattcatatcccacctcaactcatctcatctcatcattacaactttttcaaattttcacataaaatataataaacaatttaattttttcaaatcccaaaacaatatcaaatttccacacaaaaaataataaataatttaacttttattcaactattcacaaaccatctcaacccatcttaagccatctcaactcatctctgaaacCACTCCCATTCTCTAAAAATGTGCACCTGAGATGAATGAACTATCATATCCAGTATCAAAAGTAGGTTGTTGGTCCATTTTCATGCCTAGCATTTTGTTTCTCTATAGGCAATGTGCAACCACGATGGATTCTTTTTGGTCTATTTTCATGCCTAGCATTTTCTTTGTTCACAGCTAGCTCCATAAGGAGTGAATATAAATGACTAATTTCTTGATTAAACTTAATCTCCGCTTAGAGGAATATATATAGTGCCAAGGGTCACACAAAACACAAATGATGTGCATTGCCTTGAGGCCACATCTAGCCTAGCCCATATGTGTTGCAAATTGCACCATAATCCTCAACGGTAATCGGTAAGGGTTTCAAAGATAGCACATGATCTCGAACATCTCAACAGCTAGAGATCAATGCTTCCATCCATGATTCTGCTTCCTACTCTagattgaaataataaataaaaatagattcgTTGTCACACATGAATGCTTGTAATAtacaaaatatcatttaatccaagaaaaaatatttattctcaCAAAATAGCAATAAAGTAATTGAGAAATACTACTAGATTGTTTCATGAGAGCTAGCTAGCACAGTcgacatgcatgcatctttcttatgtttttgATGCAGAAGATTCTTCCAAGTATAAGAAAAGGCCCCcaaatattataatcaaaagtcaTTGTCAATTGAGttctgctacatacagtcacttttacgtGCTCTTTGCGCTCTTTACTGATGTGATTGgccaaaacaattattttatattaaaaagggTGACGCAACCAATCGCATTAGTATAAAAGTATCaacacaatttaatttttcaattatgcCGAAATGggtttaaaatataactttatctACTTGATGATCATCCAAAACGAGATTTACAACCCAATACTAAGGAGTTTAGGCACTCCAAACTTTCTACATACCCAAAATATTACTGGTTATTTAAGTCATTTTCGTTGAGCTTTCcgaataaaagtttgaaatatcATATTTTGCAATCACAAGAAacacaatcaaatatatatatgttctctgcATGATCAACACAATTAATAGAATTTCCCCTTTCAAAATTAACAATTTCAACTTAAATTATGAAATGCTCAATTTAATATGTTTATTGTATGTAATCAACacttaatgaaaatatttcaaaattcttgTTGAATTCTCATAGATAAATatcaagatgagaaaaaaatctcattttggacATGTAAAAGTCCAATATATGTACATTccattaattaagaaaaaattgccACTTCATGAGGAAATCCTCAAGTAAGTTCACACAAGCTAGTTAAACCGAAATGTACATAATTGTGCTAGGT encodes the following:
- the LOC121241962 gene encoding tetraketide alpha-pyrone reductase 2-like, giving the protein MEVYCVTGGTGLLAAYLVKTLLEKGHTVRTTVRDPEDVRKVGYLWEFNGAKERLKIMKADLMVEGSFDEAVQGVDGVFHTASPVLVPYDNNIQATLIDPCIKGTLNVLSSCSKASTTVKRVVLTSSCSSIRYRDDAQQISPLNETHWSDPDYCKRHNLWYAYAKTLAEKEAWRMAGESGMDLVVVNPSFVVGPLLQPQPTSSLLLILAIIKGVRGEYPNTTVGFVHIDDAIAAHILAMEDKKASGRLICSGSVAHWSQIIEMLRAKYHSYPFENKCGSNEGDSNPHSMDTTKITQLGFPPFKTLDQMFDDCIRSFQEKGFL